A region from the Altererythrobacter sp. H2 genome encodes:
- a CDS encoding molybdopterin oxidoreductase family protein produces the protein MTTIHTTIHRRTCHICEANCGVLVELDGRKVVSIKGNPDHVLSRGHICPKATAIADLQDDPDRLRRPVKRVGDTWQELDWETAFREIAARVVALQNDGARAAFYRGNPGAHDYALSTQSGYLQRAVGARGTFSASTLDQIPHHYVQYEMYGHVSLAAVPDIDRSQLIVIVGGNPMASNGSLWTVPDFRNRVKEMQARGGRLVVVDPRRTETAKEADQWVPVRPATDTALLLGILQCVLAEGDTLRPGLAELVDASWARVKPLVDGFDLDRLSAHCGVPVDTIRALAAELSGEKTAIYGRMGVSVCEFGALNQWLIQLINLATGNLDREGGTMFPQPLLDLVGQVGRGGVKTVETARGTLPSVMGEIPTIAFADELTRQDDQRIRTLFVIAGNPVLSAPHGTRTEAALAGLDLMVAMDMHVTETSRHAHYILPPCGPLEKDHFSFFFGPLAVRNFGAYSAPTLPMEEGAKADWEIASELAAAIFEARGKGVPNFETPRERLDAMLRASPAGMTLAEVEQRHDGVDLGPLQPCLKDRLLTDNRLLHAAPDDLLEEAARFAMTLDATPSDALSLIGRRHVRSNNSWLHNSQRLVKGPDRCTLMIHPDDAAARGLADGDLARVASRVGAVEVAVEVTQDVMPGVVSLPHGWGHNRAGVSWQTAAAHAGVSLNDLTDPERYCRLSGNAVLNGTPVTVARAEEAVAAE, from the coding sequence ATGACCACGATCCACACCACGATCCATCGGCGCACTTGCCATATCTGCGAGGCCAATTGCGGCGTGCTGGTGGAGCTTGACGGGCGCAAGGTCGTGTCGATCAAGGGTAACCCCGATCACGTGCTCAGCCGCGGGCACATTTGCCCCAAGGCGACCGCGATTGCCGACCTGCAGGATGATCCCGACCGGCTGCGCCGCCCGGTCAAGCGGGTCGGCGACACCTGGCAGGAACTCGATTGGGAGACGGCCTTTCGGGAAATCGCCGCCAGGGTGGTGGCGCTGCAGAACGACGGTGCCCGCGCGGCGTTCTATCGCGGTAATCCCGGCGCGCATGACTACGCCCTGTCGACCCAGTCAGGCTATCTCCAGCGGGCGGTCGGGGCGCGGGGGACGTTCTCCGCCTCCACCCTCGACCAGATCCCGCACCATTATGTGCAATACGAAATGTACGGCCACGTCAGCCTTGCGGCGGTGCCTGACATTGACCGGTCGCAGCTGATCGTGATCGTCGGGGGCAATCCGATGGCATCGAACGGCAGCCTGTGGACCGTGCCCGATTTCAGGAACCGGGTGAAGGAAATGCAGGCGCGCGGGGGCAGGCTGGTGGTGGTCGATCCGCGCCGGACCGAGACCGCCAAGGAGGCCGACCAATGGGTGCCGGTGCGCCCGGCGACCGACACCGCATTGCTGCTCGGCATTCTCCAGTGCGTTCTGGCAGAGGGTGACACGCTGCGTCCTGGCCTCGCTGAACTGGTTGATGCCAGCTGGGCACGGGTCAAGCCGCTGGTCGACGGGTTCGACCTCGACCGCCTCTCGGCACATTGCGGCGTCCCGGTCGACACAATCCGCGCACTGGCGGCAGAGCTCAGTGGCGAGAAGACGGCGATCTACGGCCGGATGGGCGTCTCGGTGTGCGAATTTGGTGCGCTCAACCAGTGGCTGATCCAGCTGATCAACCTCGCCACCGGCAACCTGGACCGCGAAGGCGGCACGATGTTCCCGCAGCCACTGCTCGACCTCGTCGGGCAGGTCGGGCGCGGGGGCGTGAAGACGGTGGAAACCGCGCGCGGCACTTTGCCTTCGGTCATGGGCGAAATCCCGACCATCGCCTTTGCCGACGAGCTGACCCGGCAGGATGACCAGCGCATCCGCACCCTGTTCGTGATCGCCGGCAACCCGGTTCTGTCTGCGCCGCATGGCACCCGGACCGAAGCCGCGCTCGCCGGCCTCGACCTGATGGTGGCGATGGACATGCATGTGACCGAGACCAGCCGCCACGCGCATTACATCCTGCCCCCGTGCGGCCCGCTGGAGAAGGACCACTTCTCGTTCTTTTTCGGCCCGCTGGCGGTGCGCAACTTCGGCGCCTATTCCGCCCCCACCTTGCCGATGGAGGAAGGCGCGAAGGCCGATTGGGAAATCGCCAGCGAGCTCGCCGCCGCAATTTTCGAAGCGCGGGGCAAGGGCGTGCCCAACTTCGAAACCCCGCGCGAACGGCTCGACGCAATGCTGCGCGCCTCGCCTGCGGGGATGACGCTGGCCGAAGTCGAACAGCGTCATGACGGGGTCGACCTCGGCCCGCTGCAACCCTGCCTCAAGGACCGGCTGCTGACGGACAACCGCCTGCTCCACGCGGCACCCGATGATCTGCTGGAGGAGGCGGCACGGTTCGCCATGACGCTCGATGCGACGCCGTCCGACGCGCTGAGCCTGATCGGTCGGCGGCACGTGCGCTCCAACAACTCGTGGCTCCACAACAGCCAGCGCCTGGTCAAGGGACCGGACCGGTGCACCCTGATGATCCACCCTGACGATGCCGCCGCGCGAGGGCTGGCGGATGGCGACCTCGCCCGGGTGGCCAGCCGGGTCGGCGCGGTCGAGGTCGCGGTGGAGGTGACGCAGGACGTCATGCCCGGCGTGGTCAGCCTGCCGCACGGGTGGGGACATAACCGCGCCGGGGTCAGCTGGCAGACCGCCGCGGCCCATGCCGGTGTCTCGCTCAACGACCTGACCGATCCGGAACGCTATTGCCGCCTGTCGGGCAATGCGGTGCTTAACGGCACTCCGGTGACCGTTGCGCGGGCGGAGGAAGCCGTCGCCGCCGAGTAG
- a CDS encoding helix-turn-helix transcriptional regulator, producing MNNRLKVLRAERDWSQAELAGRLDVSRQAVNAIETGKHDPSLPLAFRIARLFDMPIEEIFNDGE from the coding sequence ATGAACAACCGACTCAAAGTGCTGCGCGCCGAGCGCGACTGGAGCCAGGCAGAGCTGGCCGGTCGTCTCGATGTGTCCCGCCAGGCGGTCAACGCCATCGAGACCGGCAAGCACGACCCATCCCTGCCGCTCGCCTTCCGCATCGCGCGGCTGTTCGACATGCCAATCGAGGAGATTTTTAATGACGGTGAATGA
- a CDS encoding TraB/GumN family protein: MKKLLSTLALGTATVTLFLGAPAFAEATEAAPAAAPKAAVKAKPALWKVADEDTTIYLFGTVHILPEGIEWFTGSVSDALAASDVLVTEIPMGPQADAEMQQMAMQKGMLGQGGNLRALLSEEDKAAYEAALAKLSIPAPAFDAFKPWMAGLTLTVIPLLQQGYTLDAGVEKQLMKLAGPEKATGSLETIAFQLGMFDGMPQETQIEFLIAAASTAGDIVPTLDTMVAKWAEGDDAGLAAIMNEEMGDPAVAEALLYSRNANWAEWIDTRLDAPGTVFMAVGAGHLAGERSVQDLLAQRGITTARVQ; this comes from the coding sequence ATGAAGAAACTCTTGTCCACCCTCGCCCTTGGTACTGCAACCGTCACCCTGTTCCTCGGTGCGCCCGCCTTTGCCGAGGCTACCGAAGCTGCTCCGGCAGCCGCACCGAAAGCTGCGGTCAAGGCCAAGCCTGCCCTCTGGAAAGTGGCTGATGAAGATACCACGATCTACCTCTTCGGCACGGTCCACATCCTGCCAGAAGGCATCGAATGGTTCACCGGCTCCGTCAGCGATGCGCTCGCCGCTTCGGATGTGCTGGTCACCGAGATCCCGATGGGCCCGCAGGCGGATGCCGAAATGCAGCAGATGGCGATGCAGAAGGGCATGCTGGGCCAAGGCGGCAACCTGCGCGCCCTGCTCAGCGAGGAAGACAAGGCCGCCTATGAAGCGGCACTCGCCAAGCTGAGCATTCCGGCACCCGCGTTCGATGCGTTCAAGCCGTGGATGGCCGGGCTTACGCTGACCGTCATTCCGCTGCTCCAGCAAGGCTATACGCTTGACGCCGGGGTCGAGAAGCAGCTGATGAAGCTGGCGGGCCCGGAAAAGGCCACCGGCTCGCTCGAAACGATCGCCTTCCAGCTCGGGATGTTTGACGGCATGCCGCAGGAAACCCAGATCGAGTTCCTGATTGCCGCTGCGTCCACAGCTGGCGATATCGTGCCGACGCTCGACACCATGGTGGCCAAGTGGGCCGAAGGCGACGATGCCGGCCTGGCCGCGATCATGAACGAGGAAATGGGCGATCCCGCAGTTGCCGAAGCACTGCTCTATTCGCGCAATGCCAACTGGGCCGAATGGATCGACACCCGCCTCGATGCGCCGGGCACGGTCTTCATGGCGGTCGGCGCAGGCCACCTTGCCGGTGAGCGCAGCGTGCAGGATCTGCTCGCCCAGCGCGGCATCACCACCGCGCGGGTGCAATGA
- a CDS encoding TraB/GumN family protein has translation MTGALRLAFGLMAALLLSACGKPDPDAPPPSPILYELASADGSVEGWLFGTIHALPDDTEWQTPAIERAVTEADLLVVEIANLEDRAGATALFNARAAAQGQPHILDRVSADIRPALAELIDRSGWSEEELRKVDTWAAALMLAQSLRHGDSANGIDRALLRQFRGREVVELEGLSAQFALFDTLPEQDQRDMLAALVKDHMRWQDDPGHLARAWLAGDIEQVIDPGQSALLADPELRETLLTRRNAAWAPRIAAMLDDTPTVLVAVGAGHLPGPDGLAALLEARGFTVRALR, from the coding sequence ATGACCGGGGCACTTCGGCTTGCTTTCGGGCTGATGGCAGCGTTGCTGCTGTCAGCCTGCGGCAAGCCGGACCCTGACGCGCCGCCGCCCTCCCCGATCCTCTACGAATTGGCTTCGGCAGACGGATCGGTGGAGGGCTGGCTGTTCGGCACCATCCACGCGCTGCCGGACGACACCGAATGGCAAACGCCCGCGATCGAGCGGGCAGTCACTGAAGCGGACCTGCTGGTGGTCGAGATTGCCAACCTGGAAGACCGCGCTGGGGCAACCGCCTTGTTCAACGCAAGGGCGGCTGCGCAAGGCCAACCCCATATCCTCGACCGGGTTTCCGCCGATATCCGCCCTGCCCTGGCCGAGCTGATCGACCGGAGCGGGTGGAGTGAGGAAGAGCTGCGCAAGGTCGACACCTGGGCTGCGGCGCTGATGCTGGCCCAGTCATTGCGCCACGGTGACAGTGCCAACGGGATCGACCGGGCTCTGCTGCGCCAGTTCCGCGGGCGTGAGGTGGTGGAGCTGGAGGGCCTGTCGGCTCAGTTTGCCCTGTTCGACACCCTGCCCGAACAGGACCAGCGCGACATGCTGGCTGCACTGGTTAAAGATCACATGCGCTGGCAGGACGATCCCGGCCATCTTGCCCGGGCCTGGCTGGCGGGCGATATCGAGCAGGTGATCGACCCCGGTCAGTCCGCCTTGCTGGCCGATCCCGAGCTGCGCGAGACCTTGCTGACCCGGCGCAATGCAGCCTGGGCACCCCGGATTGCCGCCATGCTGGATGATACGCCCACGGTTCTCGTCGCGGTCGGCGCCGGGCACCTGCCCGGGCCTGACGGGCTGGCGGCCCTGCTCGAAGCGCGCGGCTTCACTGTCCGCGCCTTGCGGTAA
- a CDS encoding 50S ribosomal protein L25/general stress protein Ctc, producing the protein MSDALTLPAETRERAGKGASRALRREGRVPAVIYGGKEEPILIHVEGKELFRQMMTGHFMNSIVTIEIGGKRINTLPKDVAQHPVNDRPLHVDFLRLNKDSKVDVQVPVVFINEEASPGLKKGGVLNIVRHELELVCDANRIPSEVTIDVTGKDVGDSIHISEVTLPEGSLSAITDRDFTIATLVAPSALKRAEGAAAAEGEAEAEAEG; encoded by the coding sequence ATGAGCGACGCTCTGACCCTGCCGGCCGAGACGCGCGAACGGGCTGGCAAGGGAGCCTCCCGTGCACTGCGTCGCGAAGGCCGCGTTCCCGCCGTTATCTATGGCGGCAAGGAAGAACCCATCCTGATTCATGTCGAGGGCAAGGAACTGTTCCGGCAAATGATGACCGGGCATTTCATGAACTCGATCGTCACGATCGAAATCGGCGGCAAGCGCATCAACACCCTTCCCAAGGATGTGGCGCAGCACCCGGTCAACGACCGTCCGCTCCATGTCGACTTCCTGCGCCTGAACAAGGACTCGAAGGTCGACGTGCAGGTCCCGGTCGTGTTCATCAACGAAGAAGCCAGCCCCGGCCTCAAGAAGGGCGGCGTGCTCAACATCGTCCGTCACGAACTTGAACTGGTGTGCGATGCCAACCGCATCCCGTCCGAAGTCACCATCGATGTGACCGGCAAGGACGTGGGCGATTCGATCCACATCAGCGAAGTGACCCTTCCCGAAGGTTCGCTCAGCGCCATCACCGACCGCGATTTCACCATCGCCACGCTGGTCGCCCCCTCGGCGCTCAAGCGGGCTGAAGGTGCGGCAGCCGCTGAAGGCGAAGCTGAGGCCGAAGCGGAAGGCTGA
- the pth gene encoding aminoacyl-tRNA hydrolase has translation MQIWAGLGNPGPQYAMHRHNIGFMVCDVIAEMHGFGPVQKKFSGWTQEGRIGTHKVLLLKPATFMNESGRAVAEALRFYKLEPDALTVFHDELDLDPFRVKVRVGGGLAGHNGLRSINQHLGPDFRRVRIGIGHPGHKDRVTGHVLGNYAKAEMDDLAAMLGAIGAEAEWLAKGDDARFMNEYALRMQG, from the coding sequence ATGCAAATCTGGGCAGGCCTCGGGAACCCCGGTCCGCAATATGCGATGCACCGGCACAACATCGGCTTCATGGTCTGCGACGTGATCGCGGAGATGCATGGCTTCGGCCCGGTGCAGAAGAAGTTTTCCGGCTGGACCCAGGAAGGGCGGATCGGCACGCACAAGGTGCTGCTGCTCAAGCCCGCCACCTTCATGAACGAGAGCGGCCGCGCGGTGGCCGAGGCGCTGCGCTTCTACAAGCTGGAACCGGACGCGCTGACCGTGTTCCATGACGAACTCGACCTCGATCCGTTTCGGGTCAAGGTGCGCGTCGGCGGCGGGCTGGCCGGGCACAACGGGCTGCGCAGCATCAACCAGCATCTGGGTCCTGACTTCCGCCGCGTGCGGATCGGGATCGGGCATCCGGGGCACAAGGACCGGGTCACCGGCCATGTGCTGGGCAACTACGCCAAGGCGGAAATGGACGACCTTGCCGCCATGCTCGGCGCCATCGGCGCGGAGGCGGAATGGCTCGCCAAAGGCGACGACGCGCGCTTCATGAACGAATATGCGCTGCGGATGCAGGGGTGA
- a CDS encoding AAA family ATPase: MNRVLIIGPCGSGKSTLARELAPRMGLPLVHMDQLGWQPGWIETEKPELHRRIGEAVAGERWLIEGNYGSTLGPRLERADTVLYLDFPITLCLWRLVRRIWTHRGRSRPDMPQDCPERFDLAFFLYVVNWNLGPRPRTEAAISPWLGKVVRLKHPRELAHWRKLHNLG, from the coding sequence ATGAACCGCGTCCTCATCATCGGCCCCTGCGGTTCGGGCAAGAGCACCCTCGCCCGCGAACTGGCGCCGCGCATGGGCCTGCCGCTGGTCCACATGGACCAGCTCGGCTGGCAGCCCGGCTGGATCGAGACGGAAAAGCCCGAACTGCATCGCCGGATCGGTGAGGCCGTCGCGGGCGAACGCTGGCTGATCGAGGGCAATTACGGCAGCACGCTGGGGCCTCGGCTCGAACGGGCGGATACCGTGCTCTACCTCGATTTCCCGATCACGCTGTGCCTGTGGCGGCTGGTTCGCCGCATCTGGACCCATCGCGGCCGGTCCCGCCCCGACATGCCGCAGGATTGCCCTGAACGGTTCGACCTCGCGTTCTTCCTCTACGTGGTCAACTGGAACCTCGGCCCGCGTCCCCGCACCGAAGCAGCCATTTCCCCCTGGCTTGGCAAGGTTGTGCGCCTGAAACACCCGCGAGAGCTTGCGCATTGGCGAAAGCTGCATAACCTCGGCTGA
- a CDS encoding SDR family oxidoreductase gives MPQLDRRSLLAGAAAASALAATSAAPLRAATGEPDLTGKAILITGSSSGFGRLGAEYFARRGARVFATMRGLPRPEGEELRALAAADRLDIHLIEIDVLSDEQVAPGVAEAERINGGPLDVLVNNAGIGITSPVEVQDMEATRLIFDTNVFGCHRMARAVLPGMRTRKSGQLFQISSQLGRVIAPYSGHYSATKFALEAMSEQLAYELVPHGIDVTIIQPGGYPTDVWVNRNAYSSALKARAEAAHAAGYPEQVARMGVEDGSGRSADPMDVPREIARIIALPAGTRPLRVPVHPGPKPQVAINDVSAKTQVEWLGRSPTLGPLVRAVHNV, from the coding sequence ATGCCCCAGCTTGACCGCCGCAGCCTGCTTGCCGGTGCTGCCGCCGCTTCCGCCCTTGCCGCCACCTCTGCGGCCCCTTTGCGCGCTGCTACCGGCGAACCCGACCTCACGGGCAAGGCGATCCTGATCACGGGCTCCTCGTCCGGTTTCGGGAGGCTCGGGGCCGAGTATTTCGCCCGCCGCGGTGCCCGGGTTTTCGCCACCATGCGCGGCCTCCCTCGCCCGGAAGGCGAGGAACTGCGCGCACTGGCCGCAGCGGACAGACTCGATATCCACCTGATCGAAATCGATGTCCTGTCGGACGAACAGGTTGCCCCCGGGGTGGCCGAGGCCGAACGGATCAACGGCGGCCCGCTCGATGTGCTGGTCAACAATGCCGGGATCGGCATCACCAGCCCGGTTGAGGTGCAGGACATGGAGGCGACCCGGCTGATCTTCGATACCAACGTGTTCGGCTGCCACCGCATGGCGCGCGCAGTCCTGCCCGGAATGCGGACGCGCAAGTCCGGCCAACTGTTCCAGATATCAAGCCAGCTCGGGCGCGTAATTGCGCCATATTCTGGCCATTATTCCGCCACAAAGTTTGCGCTGGAGGCGATGAGCGAACAGCTTGCTTACGAACTTGTGCCGCACGGGATCGATGTCACGATCATCCAGCCCGGGGGTTATCCGACCGACGTATGGGTCAATCGCAACGCCTATTCCTCTGCGCTGAAAGCGCGCGCGGAAGCGGCGCACGCGGCCGGCTATCCGGAGCAGGTCGCGCGGATGGGCGTGGAAGACGGCTCCGGACGCAGCGCCGACCCGATGGACGTGCCGCGCGAGATTGCCCGGATCATCGCCCTGCCCGCCGGAACCCGCCCCTTGCGCGTCCCTGTCCACCCTGGCCCCAAGCCGCAGGTCGCGATCAACGATGTGAGCGCAAAAACCCAGGTCGAATGGCTTGGCCGCTCGCCCACCCTTGGGCCGTTGGTGCGCGCGGTGCATAACGTCTGA
- the ychF gene encoding redox-regulated ATPase YchF has protein sequence MGFRCGIVGLPNVGKSTLFNALTETQAAQAANYPFCTIEPNVGQVAVPDERLERLAEIGKSAKVIPTQLAFVDIAGLVKGASKGEGLGNQFLGNIREVDAVVHVLRCFEDDDIQHVANRVDPIADAEVVETELMLSDLESLEKRVPAAAKKAASGDKEAKAMASVLGQALDLLREGKPARLTEPKDDEEARLFAQAQLLTAKPVLYVCNVAEEDAATGNAMSRLVFAKAQAEGAEAVVVSAAIESELVTMPVEDRGEFLEALGLTESGLSRVIRAGYKLLGLKTFFTVGPKEARAWTFPSGAKAPQAAGEIHTDFERGFIRAETIAFDDYITLGGEAGAKEAGKLRQEGKEYAVQDGDVLMFKFNV, from the coding sequence ATGGGTTTCCGTTGCGGAATTGTCGGACTGCCCAATGTCGGCAAGTCCACGCTGTTCAATGCATTGACCGAGACGCAGGCCGCACAGGCTGCGAACTATCCGTTCTGCACGATCGAGCCGAACGTCGGCCAGGTCGCCGTGCCCGACGAGCGGCTCGAACGGCTGGCCGAAATCGGCAAGTCGGCCAAGGTCATTCCGACCCAGTTAGCCTTTGTCGATATTGCCGGCCTGGTGAAGGGCGCAAGCAAGGGCGAAGGCCTGGGCAACCAGTTCCTCGGCAATATCCGCGAAGTTGACGCGGTGGTCCACGTGCTGCGCTGTTTCGAGGATGATGACATCCAGCACGTCGCCAACAGGGTCGATCCGATTGCGGACGCTGAAGTGGTCGAGACAGAGCTGATGCTCTCCGATCTCGAAAGCCTCGAAAAGCGGGTTCCGGCCGCGGCCAAGAAGGCTGCCAGCGGTGACAAGGAAGCCAAGGCCATGGCCAGCGTGCTGGGACAGGCGCTCGACCTGCTGCGCGAAGGCAAGCCAGCCCGCCTGACCGAGCCGAAGGACGACGAGGAAGCCCGCCTGTTCGCGCAGGCCCAGCTCCTCACCGCCAAACCGGTACTTTATGTCTGCAATGTGGCAGAAGAAGACGCCGCGACCGGAAACGCCATGTCCAGACTCGTGTTTGCAAAGGCGCAGGCCGAAGGGGCCGAGGCAGTCGTCGTCTCGGCCGCTATCGAAAGTGAACTCGTCACCATGCCGGTGGAAGACCGGGGCGAATTTCTCGAAGCGCTCGGGCTCACCGAAAGCGGGCTCAGCCGGGTCATCCGGGCAGGCTACAAGCTGCTCGGCCTGAAGACCTTCTTCACGGTCGGCCCCAAGGAAGCCCGCGCCTGGACGTTCCCTTCCGGGGCCAAGGCTCCGCAGGCGGCCGGCGAAATCCATACCGACTTCGAACGCGGCTTCATCCGCGCTGAGACCATCGCCTTTGACGACTATATCACGCTTGGCGGGGAAGCCGGCGCGAAGGAAGCGGGCAAACTGCGCCAGGAAGGCAAGGAATACGCGGTGCAGGATGGCGACGTGCTGATGTTCAAGTTCAACGTCTAG
- a CDS encoding DUF1206 domain-containing protein — protein sequence MLDKSEKFRWLVRLGYFSRAVFYTMLGFIALTNVAQISQGVDGIFEAIEGFPGGTALLWVMALGLLGYALFRFCSPLFDVENEGSDAHGWARRIGHGGSAIGHLVLAWSAYRLASADVSGAGDGAQEAAAGVLSVQLGGLVIGVLGIAFFLAAISQAKKGVSGSFMARIGAGAPEGTRVLGAIGYTARAVVFLVIGWSLVKAGFYSGDAGEVRTLGDAVTSLAGNQIVFQGVALGLLVFGLFSFILARYRIVPDLAPDGRKPRYRA from the coding sequence GTGCTCGACAAATCGGAAAAGTTTCGCTGGCTGGTGCGGCTCGGCTATTTCAGCCGGGCCGTTTTTTACACCATGCTCGGCTTCATCGCGCTCACCAACGTGGCGCAGATCAGCCAGGGGGTGGATGGCATCTTCGAAGCGATCGAGGGCTTCCCGGGTGGCACTGCCCTGCTCTGGGTCATGGCGCTGGGACTGCTGGGCTACGCCCTGTTCCGGTTCTGCTCCCCGCTGTTCGACGTAGAGAATGAAGGCAGCGATGCGCATGGCTGGGCCAGGCGGATCGGTCATGGCGGCAGCGCCATCGGCCACCTCGTGCTCGCCTGGTCGGCCTATCGCCTCGCCAGCGCCGACGTATCCGGCGCCGGCGACGGCGCGCAGGAAGCGGCGGCCGGGGTGCTGTCGGTGCAACTGGGCGGCCTGGTAATCGGCGTGCTCGGCATCGCCTTTTTCCTCGCAGCGATCTCGCAGGCAAAGAAGGGCGTGAGCGGTTCCTTCATGGCGCGGATTGGCGCGGGCGCGCCCGAGGGCACGCGGGTGCTGGGCGCAATCGGATACACTGCGCGGGCCGTGGTTTTCCTCGTTATCGGCTGGTCGCTGGTGAAGGCCGGTTTCTACTCGGGCGATGCCGGAGAGGTGCGGACACTGGGTGATGCGGTTACTTCGCTGGCGGGGAACCAGATCGTCTTCCAGGGGGTCGCGCTCGGGTTGCTGGTGTTTGGCCTGTTCAGCTTTATCCTCGCCCGCTACCGCATCGTTCCTGACCTGGCGCCGGACGGCCGCAAGCCGCGCTACCGCGCCTGA